The following proteins are co-located in the Thiovulum sp. ES genome:
- a CDS encoding transposase (PFAM: Helix-turn-helix domain; Putative transposase DNA-binding domain) — translation MKNRSVTLGFKYRIYPNEIQKELLNHQMFISNQAYNICVNLKQKEWEANKDLEKNKRKYLKAIELDSIVKKQSSKTCNKCGFVKRDLTLKDRVFECSECGYSEHRDINASKNILKRSRVF, via the coding sequence ATGAAAAATAGATCGGTAACACTGGGGTTTAAATATCGAATTTATCCAAATGAGATACAGAAAGAATTATTAAATCATCAAATGTTCATTTCAAATCAAGCCTATAATATTTGTGTAAATTTAAAGCAGAAAGAGTGGGAAGCAAACAAAGATTTAGAGAAGAATAAACGAAAATATTTAAAAGCTATTGAATTGGATTCAATTGTAAAAAAGCAATCAAGCAAAACTTGTAATAAATGTGGATTTGTAAAAAGAGATTTGACATTAAAAGATCGTGTTTTTGAGTGTTCAGAATGTGGATATTCCGAACATCGAGATATTAATGCTTCAAAAAATATTTTGAAAAGGTCTCGAGTCTTTTGA
- a CDS encoding dihydroxy-acid dehydratase (PFAM: Dehydratase family~TIGRFAM: dihydroxy-acid dehydratase), giving the protein MRSDEVKKGWDRTPHRSLFRATGLKDEDFEKPFIGVANSFIEIIPGHFFLNKYSEIVKDEIKKNGCVPFEFNTIGVDDGIAMGHDGMLYSLPSREIIANSMETVMNAHKLDAMIALPNCDKIVPGMIMGALRINVPTVFVSGGPMRKGHKKDGTPIDLATAFEAVGKFGKGEMGEEELYDIECNSCPSGGSCSGMFTANSMNTLSEALGIALSGNGTILALTPEREELLRKASKRICDIAKDDKLREDFKMRNIVNEKAIKNAFVVDMAMGGSSNTVLHMLAIAREAGVDFNLSDINGISKSISHIAKISPSLSTVHMEDINRAGGVNAVIHEIAKRDSEFLDLNSLTITGETMGERVAGAEILDKEIIHPITNPYSQVGGLAILYGNLAKEGAVVKTAGIMPSMRQFTGKAICFDSQDEALEGIKSGKVKAGHVVVIRYEGPRGGPGMQEMLSPTSLIAGMGLGESVALITDGRFSGATRGASIGHVSPEAGEGGVIGLLQNDDLIEIDVDKYLLEVKLSDEVLQERKKSFVPKKKKLKSKWLAQYRSLVTNASNGAILEADLG; this is encoded by the coding sequence ATGAGAAGTGATGAAGTCAAAAAGGGTTGGGATCGAACACCTCATCGATCTCTTTTTCGAGCTACGGGTTTAAAAGATGAAGATTTTGAAAAACCATTTATTGGAGTTGCAAACAGTTTTATCGAAATTATTCCAGGGCATTTTTTCTTAAACAAATATTCGGAAATTGTGAAAGATGAAATCAAGAAAAACGGCTGTGTTCCTTTTGAATTCAATACAATTGGTGTTGATGACGGAATTGCAATGGGACACGATGGAATGCTTTACTCTCTTCCAAGTCGGGAAATTATCGCAAACTCTATGGAAACAGTAATGAATGCACACAAACTTGATGCGATGATTGCTCTACCAAACTGCGACAAAATCGTCCCTGGAATGATCATGGGTGCTTTAAGAATCAATGTGCCGACTGTTTTTGTTTCTGGTGGTCCAATGAGAAAAGGGCATAAAAAAGATGGAACTCCTATCGATTTAGCTACTGCTTTTGAGGCTGTTGGAAAATTTGGAAAAGGCGAAATGGGTGAAGAGGAACTCTATGATATTGAGTGTAATTCATGTCCATCTGGTGGTAGCTGTTCGGGAATGTTCACGGCAAACTCTATGAATACTCTTTCTGAAGCTCTTGGAATTGCACTTTCAGGAAATGGAACAATTTTAGCTCTAACTCCTGAGCGAGAAGAACTTTTACGAAAAGCATCAAAAAGAATTTGTGATATTGCAAAAGATGACAAACTCCGAGAAGATTTCAAAATGCGAAATATCGTAAATGAGAAAGCGATTAAAAATGCTTTTGTAGTTGATATGGCGATGGGTGGAAGTTCAAATACTGTTCTTCACATGTTAGCAATTGCTCGAGAGGCTGGAGTTGATTTCAATTTGTCAGACATCAATGGAATTTCCAAATCAATTTCGCATATTGCAAAAATTTCACCGAGTCTTTCAACTGTTCATATGGAAGATATAAATCGGGCTGGTGGAGTAAATGCGGTAATTCATGAAATTGCAAAACGGGACTCTGAATTCTTAGATTTAAACAGCTTGACAATCACAGGCGAAACTATGGGCGAAAGAGTTGCGGGTGCTGAAATTCTTGATAAAGAGATTATTCACCCAATTACAAATCCATATTCTCAAGTTGGTGGATTAGCAATTCTTTACGGAAATCTTGCAAAAGAGGGTGCTGTTGTTAAAACTGCTGGAATTATGCCGAGTATGAGACAATTCACAGGAAAAGCGATCTGTTTTGACTCACAAGATGAAGCTCTTGAAGGTATCAAATCTGGAAAAGTGAAAGCTGGACATGTTGTTGTTATTCGATATGAAGGACCAAGAGGTGGGCCAGGAATGCAAGAGATGCTTTCTCCAACAAGTTTAATTGCGGGAATGGGACTTGGTGAAAGTGTCGCACTTATTACTGATGGTCGTTTTTCTGGTGCTACTCGTGGAGCTTCAATTGGACATGTTTCTCCTGAAGCTGGTGAAGGTGGAGTTATTGGTCTTCTTCAAAATGATGACCTCATCGAAATTGATGTTGATAAATATCTTCTTGAAGTAAAACTTAGCGATGAGGTTCTACAAGAACGAAAGAAATCTTTTGTTCCAAAAAAGAAGAAGTTGAAATCAAAATGGTTGGCTCAATATAGAAGCCTCGTTACAAATGCAAGTAATGGAGCAATTTTAGAAGCTGATTTAGGATAG
- a CDS encoding hypothetical protein (PFAM: Uncharacterized protein family UPF0029~TIGRFAM: uncharacterized protein, YigZ family): protein MVTVEREFTFTFEEKRSKFIAHIFPHGNFKNILERLKSENPKARHFVTAFRYLNEFEQIVEGSSDDGEPKGTSGKPSLAVLQGSDLIDIGVIIVRYFGGTKLGTGGLVRAYSSSVNGVISISELSERKKLLQKNFQILYKDISRFKYQIEKLELQIIDEVFGNEGGNFLVSGEKEKLENLELKL, encoded by the coding sequence TTGGTAACAGTTGAGAGAGAATTTACATTTACATTTGAAGAGAAGCGGTCTAAATTTATTGCACACATTTTTCCACACGGAAATTTTAAAAATATCTTAGAGAGACTCAAAAGTGAAAATCCAAAAGCTAGACATTTTGTTACAGCTTTTCGATATTTAAATGAGTTTGAGCAAATTGTCGAAGGCAGTAGCGATGATGGAGAGCCAAAAGGAACTTCAGGGAAACCCTCCTTAGCAGTTTTACAAGGGTCTGACCTCATCGATATTGGAGTGATAATTGTGAGATATTTTGGTGGAACTAAATTGGGAACAGGCGGACTTGTTCGTGCTTACTCTTCTTCTGTAAATGGTGTTATCTCTATTTCAGAACTCTCTGAAAGAAAAAAACTTTTACAAAAAAATTTTCAGATTCTCTACAAAGATATTTCTCGTTTCAAATACCAAATCGAAAAATTGGAGTTGCAAATTATCGATGAGGTCTTTGGAAACGAGGGCGGAAATTTTCTAGTCTCTGGTGAAAAAGAGAAACTAGAAAATTTGGAATTAAAACTTTAA
- a CDS encoding putative integral membrane protein (PFAM: Conserved hypothetical protein 698~TIGRFAM: conserved hypothetical integral membrane protein) yields MLKGIILVSFFSVLAFLISFIPAIASLHFSPLVIGIVIGIIYANSTKVSFQTQFKEGTVFSAKKILRGAIVLYGFHITFQSIYSVGLDGFIISLLIVISTFILGTVVGTKIFKLDRDTSMLTASGSSVCGAAAVLATEPVLKAEPYKSAVAVSTVVFFGTISMFLYPIIESSGILDLDPAQFGIYIGATIHEVAQVVAVGGLYGGVVADDAVIVKMTRVMLIAPMLLILGFTLAKFFTSSDVSEKNKIVIPWFAVGFIAMSGVNSLNIIPAIAVDYINQIDVFLLTMAMTALGMETNIAKFKDVGLRPIYTAGIMFIWLLVGGYFITKVVTEFI; encoded by the coding sequence TTGCTAAAAGGTATAATACTCGTATCATTTTTTTCAGTTCTGGCATTCTTAATTTCATTCATTCCAGCAATTGCTTCACTTCATTTTTCTCCGCTTGTTATTGGAATTGTGATTGGAATAATTTATGCAAACTCAACAAAAGTCTCTTTTCAAACTCAATTTAAAGAGGGAACAGTTTTTTCAGCAAAAAAGATTTTGCGAGGTGCGATTGTTCTTTATGGATTTCACATCACTTTTCAATCAATTTATTCAGTTGGTCTTGATGGATTTATAATTTCACTACTAATTGTCATCTCGACATTTATTCTTGGGACAGTTGTTGGAACAAAAATTTTCAAGCTTGACCGAGATACATCAATGCTAACAGCTTCGGGAAGTTCAGTTTGTGGTGCGGCAGCAGTTCTTGCGACTGAACCAGTTTTAAAAGCAGAACCTTACAAAAGTGCGGTCGCAGTCTCAACAGTCGTGTTTTTTGGAACAATCTCAATGTTTCTCTATCCGATCATCGAATCTTCAGGAATTTTAGATTTAGACCCAGCTCAATTTGGAATTTACATCGGTGCGACAATTCATGAAGTGGCTCAGGTTGTTGCGGTAGGCGGACTTTACGGCGGAGTTGTTGCAGATGATGCTGTTATCGTAAAAATGACTCGAGTCATGCTGATTGCTCCAATGCTACTTATTCTCGGATTTACTCTTGCCAAATTTTTCACATCATCGGATGTTTCAGAAAAAAACAAGATTGTAATTCCTTGGTTTGCAGTCGGATTTATTGCAATGAGTGGTGTAAATTCACTAAATATTATTCCCGCAATTGCTGTTGATTATATAAATCAAATTGATGTTTTTCTTCTAACAATGGCAATGACTGCTCTTGGTATGGAAACGAATATTGCTAAATTTAAAGATGTCGGTTTGCGACCAATTTACACAGCAGGAATTATGTTTATCTGGCTACTTGTCGGCGGATATTTCATCACAAAAGTTGTAACAGAATTTATTTAA
- a CDS encoding histidine kinase (PFAM: Histidine kinase-, DNA gyrase B-, and HSP90-like ATPase): MEGDCEAFVQIDYRDNAGGIKVEPVEKVFDYFVTTKGSQGIGLSIVKHIVEKLQGQISVSNENGGVFFSFKFSTKLLK; encoded by the coding sequence ATGGAAGGGGATTGCGAAGCCTTTGTTCAAATTGATTACCGAGATAATGCTGGAGGAATTAAAGTTGAACCTGTTGAAAAAGTGTTTGACTATTTTGTTACAACAAAAGGTTCTCAAGGAATTGGTCTCTCAATTGTAAAACATATTGTTGAAAAATTACAGGGTCAAATCTCTGTTTCAAATGAAAATGGTGGAGTCTTTTTCTCATTTAAATTTTCAACAAAACTCCTTAAATAA
- a CDS encoding response regulator with CheY-like receiver domain and winged-helix DNA-binding domain (PFAM: Response regulator receiver domain; Transcriptional regulatory protein, C terminal) has protein sequence MKIENIEEEFKEFNILIADDNNELLKSMESIFSIFFKDVITAKNGKDALKKFRDRKVDFVLTDYIMPEMNGEELCENIRKIDSSIPIAVMSNYSDRERLLKMIPMNLTDYLVKPIEYNEIMELLKKFANRYYGIQEDKIMINKKTFYDTQEKTLLINNEPIKLSKSELAVLEILVAKIGSVVSTDEIAISVDEFEVKSEQAVKNLIHRVRKKIKIDGIEDAIVNVQGIGYTIKKT, from the coding sequence TTGAAGATTGAAAATATAGAGGAAGAGTTTAAAGAATTCAATATTCTTATAGCAGATGATAATAATGAACTTTTAAAAAGTATGGAAAGTATATTTTCTATATTTTTTAAAGATGTAATTACAGCAAAAAATGGGAAAGATGCACTAAAAAAGTTTCGAGATAGAAAAGTAGATTTTGTATTAACAGACTACATTATGCCAGAGATGAATGGTGAGGAGCTTTGTGAGAATATTCGTAAAATAGATAGCAGCATTCCAATTGCAGTAATGAGTAATTACTCGGATAGAGAAAGACTTTTAAAAATGATTCCAATGAATTTAACAGATTATCTTGTTAAGCCAATTGAATATAATGAGATAATGGAGTTATTAAAAAAGTTTGCGAATCGATATTATGGAATTCAAGAAGACAAAATAATGATAAACAAAAAAACATTCTACGACACACAAGAAAAAACATTACTTATCAACAATGAACCGATTAAATTATCAAAGAGCGAACTAGCTGTTTTGGAAATCTTAGTTGCTAAAATAGGCTCAGTCGTCTCCACCGATGAGATTGCAATTTCAGTTGATGAGTTTGAAGTCAAGAGCGAACAGGCTGTAAAAAACTTGATACATCGGGTTCGGAAAAAGATTAAAATTGACGGAATAGAAGATGCAATTGTAAATGTTCAAGGAATCGGTTACACAATCAAGAAAACTTAG
- a CDS encoding signal transduction histidine kinase (PFAM: Histidine kinase-, DNA gyrase B-, and HSP90-like ATPase): MKNFKAYRDVKRKLEKRENIEIENLENFVADFEKLFFEKDTLDSKLKELSRKSSMGEMIDIIAHQWKQPLTIISLYNHMLPADYDYGIIDKEYIDSLHEKVDLQVEHLLETLHEFRDFLRPDRKEETFSAHETIKSAVFLLEDIIKGNQINLKISAENDFSLIGSKNDFKHIFINMVNNSKDAFVEKEISKRRIDINIIKEDEKFIIEYIDTAGGVPQKILQNIFEPNITTKSTGTGMGMYMTRMIIEKLNGHIEVLNYSSVDSIGAKFRLEFRELVKEKV; the protein is encoded by the coding sequence GTGAAAAATTTTAAAGCATACAGAGATGTAAAAAGAAAGTTGGAAAAAAGAGAAAATATAGAGATAGAGAATTTAGAAAATTTTGTTGCTGATTTTGAAAAGCTTTTTTTTGAAAAGGACACTCTTGATTCAAAATTGAAGGAGCTTTCTCGAAAAAGTTCAATGGGTGAAATGATAGACATCATTGCTCATCAATGGAAACAGCCTCTCACAATTATTTCGCTTTACAATCATATGTTACCTGCTGATTATGATTATGGGATAATTGATAAAGAGTATATAGATTCTCTTCATGAAAAGGTCGATCTACAAGTTGAACATCTTCTTGAGACTCTTCATGAGTTTCGTGATTTTTTGAGACCAGATCGAAAAGAGGAGACTTTTTCAGCTCATGAAACAATAAAAAGTGCAGTTTTTCTTCTCGAAGATATTATAAAAGGCAATCAGATAAATTTAAAAATTTCTGCCGAAAATGATTTTTCTCTTATAGGTTCAAAAAATGATTTTAAGCACATTTTTATTAATATGGTAAATAATTCAAAAGATGCCTTTGTTGAAAAAGAGATTAGTAAAAGAAGAATTGATATTAATATAATTAAAGAAGATGAGAAATTCATAATAGAGTATATTGATACAGCTGGAGGAGTTCCACAAAAAATATTACAAAATATTTTTGAACCAAATATAACTACAAAAAGCACAGGAACAGGAATGGGAATGTATATGACAAGAATGATTATTGAGAAACTTAATGGACATATTGAAGTTTTAAATTATAGCAGTGTTGATTCAATTGGTGCTAAATTTAGGCTTGAATTTAGAGAACTTGTGAAAGAAAAAGTTTAA
- a CDS encoding UDP-N-acetylmuramoylalanine--D-glutamate ligase (PFAM: Mur ligase middle domain~TIGRFAM: UDP-N-acetylmuramoylalanine--D-glutamate ligase) gives MKIYLLGYGKTTKAIAKTFDISEIYDDRAIHGSIHSDNFPKNIESDSILVPTPAVPPHNKIVENFSGEIVSEYDLFYKNGFFPYTIWVSGTNGKTTLTEMITHLLSDRFAVSGGNIGIPLGELSRDASIWVLETSSFTLHYTKYAKPNLYVLLPITKDHIDWHGSFKDYEESKLKPIQNLSEGEIAIIPEKYSNIGSNGTIITYRDSSDLAQKFGLDSSKISFRGAFLLDALLSLSVTKVLFDSVNYDKIDKYKKAPHRQEFFSERGGKIWIDDSKATNVESVLALLENYENRDEIYLILGGVDKGGDWKPLFEKLELMNVEIFGIGNFRNEIEKFSNEFKIPFSNSETIEKAVSEIYKKEKKGFAILSPACASFDQFRSYVDRGEKFKRIVLSEKF, from the coding sequence TTGAAAATCTACCTTTTAGGCTACGGCAAAACGACAAAAGCAATTGCAAAAACTTTTGATATTTCTGAAATCTACGATGACCGTGCTATTCATGGTTCAATTCATTCTGATAATTTTCCCAAAAACATAGAATCGGATTCTATTCTTGTTCCAACTCCTGCTGTTCCACCGCACAATAAAATTGTTGAAAATTTTTCTGGTGAAATAGTGAGTGAATATGATCTTTTTTACAAAAATGGATTTTTTCCTTACACAATTTGGGTTTCTGGCACAAATGGAAAAACGACTTTAACCGAAATGATTACTCACCTTTTAAGCGACCGTTTTGCTGTTAGTGGCGGAAATATTGGAATTCCGCTCGGCGAACTTTCTCGTGATGCTTCTATTTGGGTTTTGGAAACAAGCTCTTTCACTCTTCACTATACAAAATATGCAAAACCAAATCTCTATGTTCTCTTACCAATCACAAAAGATCACATCGATTGGCACGGATCTTTTAAAGATTATGAAGAGAGCAAATTAAAACCAATTCAAAATCTCTCCGAGGGTGAAATTGCTATAATTCCTGAAAAATATTCCAATATTGGGAGCAATGGTACGATAATTACTTATCGAGACTCTAGCGATTTAGCTCAAAAATTTGGTTTAGATTCATCAAAAATCTCTTTTCGTGGAGCTTTTTTGCTGGATGCACTTCTTTCGCTTTCTGTTACAAAAGTTCTGTTCGACTCAGTAAATTATGATAAGATTGACAAATATAAAAAAGCACCTCATCGACAGGAATTTTTTTCTGAAAGAGGTGGAAAAATTTGGATAGACGATAGCAAAGCTACAAATGTTGAATCTGTTTTAGCACTCCTAGAAAATTATGAAAACCGCGATGAAATTTACCTAATTTTAGGTGGAGTTGATAAAGGTGGAGATTGGAAACCTCTTTTTGAAAAATTGGAATTGATGAATGTGGAAATTTTTGGAATTGGCAATTTTCGGAATGAAATCGAAAAATTCTCAAATGAATTTAAAATTCCTTTTAGTAATTCTGAAACAATAGAAAAAGCGGTTTCTGAAATTTACAAAAAAGAGAAAAAAGGTTTTGCTATTCTATCCCCAGCATGTGCGAGTTTTGACCAATTCCGTTCATATGTTGATAGAGGTGAAAAGTTTAAAAGGATTGTTTTAAGTGAAAAATTTTAA
- a CDS encoding pantothenate kinase, type III (PFAM: Bordetella pertussis Bvg accessory factor family~TIGRFAM: pantothenate kinase, type III) yields the protein MRKFFTSLSLADIGNTNAKIWRDGKLEIVSLSDFSAEKIREQIFYISVNPKFAKVLNSLQNWIDIESFAEIDTNYKTLGADRKLAIFGLENGILIDMGSAVTIDIMKNGKHLGGYILFGKSYLIQSFKEKIPHLNFGKNQLSDEVVPQNSEDALLSGFYHQLVSFLRDLEKKHKLKLFFTGGDSLDMLQYFPKAKFNKNIIFENMIKIVEQNY from the coding sequence ATGAGAAAATTTTTTACCTCCCTCTCTCTCGCTGATATTGGAAACACAAATGCGAAAATCTGGAGAGATGGGAAGCTAGAAATAGTCTCCCTTTCAGATTTCTCAGCAGAAAAAATCAGAGAACAGATATTTTATATTTCTGTAAATCCAAAGTTTGCAAAAGTTTTAAATAGTTTGCAAAATTGGATAGATATTGAGAGTTTTGCGGAAATTGATACAAATTACAAAACTCTCGGAGCAGACCGAAAGTTAGCTATTTTTGGTCTTGAGAATGGAATTTTAATTGACATGGGAAGTGCAGTTACAATTGACATTATGAAAAACGGGAAACATCTCGGCGGATATATTCTTTTTGGAAAAAGTTACCTCATCCAAAGTTTTAAAGAGAAAATTCCACACTTAAATTTTGGTAAAAATCAGCTTAGCGATGAGGTCGTTCCGCAAAATAGTGAAGATGCTCTTCTTTCTGGTTTTTATCATCAATTAGTCTCTTTTCTCCGTGATTTAGAAAAAAAACACAAATTAAAACTATTTTTCACAGGAGGAGATTCTTTAGACATGTTACAATATTTTCCAAAAGCAAAATTTAACAAAAATATAATCTTTGAGAATATGATTAAAATTGTGGAGCAAAATTATTGA